TTGCAAGAGAATAACATAACATGATACATCTGTATATCTTTTGATCTGATTAATGTCCCTCACCAAGAACTCCACTTTATAATCACACTTCAACACTGTATGCTTGTTGTTATCTTTAAAAGAGAACGCGGTATCCCTcgtgaaacaaaatttacagGTTCCATCAAAGGGATCCACCAGAAAATCCATTCCACTGGAAGGTCCTCTCCAAGCAACCGAAAACCCATCTTGACAAGTTAAGTTCCCTATATCTACAAGCACATTAGATAACTTAAAGGGAACCTTAGTCCTTCGCCTCTGATTTACATGGTATGGACTCTCAGGCCCCAAACTCACCTTCAACAATCTATCGTTCAAAAATAGCTCATTACGCCCTGCGGCATGTAGAGCCCCAGCAGCTGAGTCAGGTAATGCAAAATGCACAAATGCATGAGGCACCACCTTCTTATAATCATCAGATTTTATGACATCGGCGACATTAACGATGTCAAAATCTGGGTAGGATTCTGGAGGAGTCCATGAAGTTTTCAATCTACACCTGTCCACAAGCCCAATTTCAGATTCAAGATAACTCATAAGATCTTGTGCTTTAACATCACTGTCAAATCCTCCAATGCTTACTTGAGTTACCACTATCTTTTCACTTTCTTCCGATCCCATTTATTTCTCTGGTTCAGAAAAAGAGAAGAcgatttcaatttctcatcaTACTCGATAAATTAGTTGATAGATTATCTTAAGTCGATGAACACAGCATACATAAACCAATTTAAAAGCAAGTTGAAAAAACAAGATCATTTCATCAATAACTCCAGAAAACTGAGAGCAGAAGAATTCACCCTCAAGTTGTTAGGCTAAAATAGGGGAAAAGGTCAACTTTTATCGACCAACTCTTCAAAGCAAGAGGATAGCCTTCATGCAGAAAAATAACATATAGTAGCTTCTTCTGGAAAAGGTTCTGAATTTTAACAGTAAGAATATGCTTGTTGAGCTTTCCAAAATTAACTTCTTCATTCTATCTACAATGCTAAAAGTTTCCTGATAAAACTAGTTCCCGTAGAACGCACGAACTCGTACGCCAGGGATCAATTCAGATGCACAACAGCAGCACGTTCGTGTATGAGGgaaatttataagttttttcaTAGTCTCATACTCCATCTTAGATTCATAATAAAATGGACCATCAATGGCAATGAATGATCATGAAGCCTTTCAGGAATTTGAACATACTTTCTCTTTATCATCCATACCaggttttaatatttatgaacaAGTTAAAGGGGGAAAGGTACCATGATTGAACTTGCACTCCTACGACAGCCTGCTTAAACATATCATAATTCTGCAATATATTACAACTCTTTAATGTATTCATCTCTTAGAGTTGGCTACATGGAAGGTGAAGCAGGTTTGCCGAGACCAAGAGTACGCCATGAGCTAATataattgtaacagcccaagctcactgttagcagatattgccctctttggactttccctctcggacttcctctcaaggtttttaaaacgcgtctactaggaagaggtttccacactcttataaagaatgcttcgttcccctctccaactgatgtgagatctcaaagtccacccctttcagggccctcgttcctctctcgaatcaatgtgggatctcacaacaatGGTAGGACGTCGACACCCTAGTTATAAACAAATTACattctagaaagaaaaaaaaaaagtaactaaACAAGAACTAACCACGCATTCACTATTTTCAAGAAACTAAATATCAAAGAGTACAGCATTCTACACACACAAACAGCCATGAGTTACAATTATCAAAGAACGAGCCATCCATAAACTACAAGTTTCTAAACATTTCTAGCCTCCCCAAACAACCCATCACAggataaacataaaaaagatCCGCCCCTCCCTCCTCTCAAATTTTCTTGGCAGCCAAACAGAGTTTCAAACAAGCCCACAAAGCAAAATAATCAAAACCCCAATTTCTTAAAGTACAAATGAAAAGTGATTCTGAATCAATCGAAGCCACTAAccttgaagaacaagaacttgCGGATTGGCTTCCTCTAATCGATAATCACAAGAATCGATGATCCTTGCAGATTGCAGGAGAGTGGGAGCATTGAGTTTGCAAATGTAAGATCCGAGGGGGAATGTATAAGCTTATGGTACACTTGGGTAGCTTCCGGAGTAAGTTTTGGGAGTGAACTAATTATTGAATATAGAATATTGACTGAGCGAAATTGGAATCGAACCTTTGTGGGTCTCATTGGTCTTCAtatcttcacaaaattaatGGATTCTGCTTTTGGTCCTTTGTGTCTGTCTTTGGCCTTAGCTTAAATCCCTAAACTTTTATATAAATACCAATTTAATCCTTAAACggtaataaattttatataattaaataccaTAATCATTCCTATTTAtagttataaataattttgattcttaatcaatttttcaatcacgtataataaattttattaaatatttaaaatattttttactctaaataattacaaatgataGGAATCAAattcttacttataaaaattttaatattaaattgttaaaaattaatagtttaaagAGAAAGTTGTTGCAAATTacgaaattattattaaaaaaaaaaaaaccttatttTAATGATTGATGAGTATTTTTACTAACCTGACTCTCTGTGATATTGGACCAcaagctttcatggctttgctttgggtttccacGGAAGGTCTTGatcaatagagagagtatttcttgattataaacctatgaccATTTCCTAAAtgagccgatgtgagactttcatcatccaacagagatatttttttgttgttcaaAGTTTTGGAATAGGGTCATATAAGACTATACCTAATCAGTTAGTTTTATGAATTTCAATTGAATTTGATCGTAATTTCGTGTTTCATGCATCACACTACAACTAGAGCAAAAGGAGAAGGGAGTGCGAACCTCCGGCCGAGAGGTCAAGGTATTTGCTAACTCTCAAGTCATGGTGAGCAAAACGACTTCAATTATAGTACATACTTTATAAATTCGACATCGTACTTCGTACATGAACCCTATAGGGttcacaatctaacttgaaaATTCGGGTTAATAAACCCATTATTCGAATAATGtccacaatccaacccaactcaaattctttgttttcGAGTTAcgttgttcattttttttatataaaaaaaatatacttattcataataataaaaaaaaacattttagaaaattgttgtatttaaaaaaaaaaaggaaaaaaaaatgataataatggGGCTGTCACATTTATCTcaataattcatttttgtCCGGTGTCAGATTAGGAGGGCGAGTTATCGTAAATAGAGGCATGGGGCAAGGGTATTTTGGACAATACGTACAAGTATTCAGCCTTTATAACGGCACTCTCTTTTTCGGAACCCTAATAACCCCCTCCGCACTTCCACCCTGCGCTCTACGATATTTGGAAACCCAGGTCTTAACATTTTCTCTCCAGCTAACTTACTTTTCCTTTGCAGACTTCGTGAAATCGCAACCTAACTCTTAAGTCGAGTTCATAGCAGGCTACCAGGTAATCTCAATCACTCTGTTCGAAgccttgatttttcttttttgatgtTTTAAACCCTAGTTTTGGTTTAGGGTTGGATTTGCTTTCTGTGATCTCGAAATTTAGTTTGTTCTCTGGGTTTTATGTGTAGGAAGAAATGGGAGAAACAAGAGACAACGAATATGAGGAAGAGCTCCTCGACTacgaggaagaggaagagaaggcCCCGGATTCCGTTGGAGCTAAAGTCAACGgtgaagctggaaagaagtGAGCGGTCTATTACTTTGTTTTATATAGGGTTTGCTTATGGATAAACTAATAGTCCAATACTTGACTGAGGTTTGTCGAACTCataatatgataaaatttgagatttggAAGTAATTTTATTCGTTTGGTAGAGTTGAGAGTTAAGGCGGGTTGGAAAAAGTAGTTGTTTGAGCTTGAGTGAACTTAAATGagatgatttctttttcatgctACAtcttacttgaaaaatatgttttttccTAACATTTTGGGGATTTTCCCCTGTATTGTccatattttttgtttggccGAGATCCttaccttctttctttctcttcgaTTTCAGGGGTTATGTTGGAATTCATAGTTCGGGATTCAGAGACTTCCTATTGAAGCCAGAGCTTCTCCGTGCTATTGTAGACTCTGGGTTTGAGCATCCATCTGAAGGCAAATTTCtaatctttattttcaatagaTGAATCTTAAGACGAAGTGGCCATGTAATTTAAATTGGCAcaattattcttaaattttttattaacagGATTTTAAAGGAACATCTTTAAGACCTACTTTGTGCGGATGCAGTATCTCACTAACCCGCAACaaatatctattaactctGGTTTCATTTTGAAGTTCATAACTATTGGTTATTGGGTTTTGTAGCTGGAGTAGGATTTGTCAAGTTATTACGTCATAAATAGGATAGAGTTAATTGGGTGTTGCGTTGGTATGTTATACGAATGggtttttagtttataatagAAGCCCAGGATGTTCATCACTTGTTACTATGCTGCAGTCTTCATGTGTTCATGACCTTAATTTAACGCTTCCTTGAGAACacttgattttattaatttataattgtgTTTCAAATAGAGAGAATTATTTGAAACATTTCTTGAACAGTATAGCATGGATGTACTCGCACAAACACATCAATTTGGAATACTTGTCTTTCTTGATTATGATATTTCCATATGTTCTTATTGCTCTGTATATATGATATCGCTTAAGCACATGCTTTTTTTAACCAGCACATGTTAGATGTttatataagttttttttaatggtttgcaggtaataaattaatatcataatcTTGATTTTGGAGCAATGTATATGGTTTGATAAACCTTTCGCATAAAAGGATCGGAGACGTTATAATTTACTTACCAACGGTTCATTTGGTTCgatccttttctttggttcttcATCAGTGCAACACGAATGTATTCCCCAAGCTATTCTCGGCATGGATGTTATTTGTCAAGCTAAATCTGGTATGGGCAAAACTGCTGTTTTTGTTCTGTCAACACTGCAGCAGATTGACCCTGTTGCTGGTCAAGTTTCTGCACTAGTTCTGTGCCATACGAGGGAGCTTGCATACCAGGTGCATAAATGTGTTgcttatctttttaaattttgattctcTTAAAACATATACAGAATTTAATTCCTTGCATTAGTTGTGTATCTTGCCCTGACTCTTTTTTTGTACCACTTTAGATCTGTCATGAATTTGAGAGGTTCAGCACTTATCTTCCCGATCTAAAGGTTGCTGTCTTCTATGGTGGGgtgaatattaaaattcacAAAGATCTTCTGAAAAATGAATGTCCTCATATTGTTGTTGGAACACCTGGAAGGATACTGGCATTGTCAAGAGACAAGGACCTATCTCTGAAGAACGTCCGACATTTTATCTTGGATGAGTGTGACAAGATGCTTGAGTCCCTtggtatattttcttttgataatcATTTGTTCTTCAAAGTTCTATTAGATTCTCCACTTTATATTAGTTTATCCAAGTTCTCTAGTTGTTTCCCTTCATCCTGGTCCTTTTATATCTCATGGCTATGTTTTAATACATGCATAAATTGGCATTGGCATATTTTCTTACTGTGCACTCTACATGTGCTCTACAGATATGCGGAGAGACGTACAGGAAATCTTCAAGATGACTCCTCATGACAAACAAGTTATGATGTTCTCTGCAACACTCAGCAAAGAAATCCGCCCAGTTTGCAAGAAGTTTATGCAAGATGTAATGTCCCACAGCTAGTAAACCTTGAATTTAGAAGTTTTTCCCCTTTAAATTTCACTTTCTCCTAGAGTTTTCAAATTGTGGTTTTTACAGTAGGGTTCCCTACTCGTTATTTGAGGGGGATCTGTTTAGTACTATCTTTTATCCGCCATCTCCTACAGCTCGTGCGGGAATTTTCTAGTCTTGGAGGAATAATAGTTGGTGATACTGTTTAGTGGTTCTGAAGTAGTAGTTGGTGATTGAAGCCACTCACTTCTTTCTTCTTAGTCTCCCGTTGCATGTCACTTGTTATTCTCTTATTTGGTTATGGTTGTTGGATTCTGGTTCCAACTTCCAACTGTGCGGTCATGAGTATCCAAGTTAGgggatgagaaaaaaaaaaaaaaggatccTATAGGATTCTTGTGTATTAGTGTAATAGTCTGCATCTGCGGCATTTCTTGATGAATATAGACGTATCTGCAAGGGGAGGCAGAACAGTTGACCACAATCTTGATTCATGGGATGAACATGctctttcatttccttcatCTTGAGGAAGTATTATGATTTACCATGACGTTTGTTCCTTTCAGCCAATGGAAATATATGTAGATGAC
The nucleotide sequence above comes from Cucurbita pepo subsp. pepo cultivar mu-cu-16 chromosome LG11, ASM280686v2, whole genome shotgun sequence. Encoded proteins:
- the LOC111805229 gene encoding DEAD-box ATP-dependent RNA helicase 56, with product MGETRDNEYEEELLDYEEEEEKAPDSVGAKVNGEAGKKGYVGIHSSGFRDFLLKPELLRAIVDSGFEHPSEVQHECIPQAILGMDVICQAKSGMGKTAVFVLSTLQQIDPVAGQVSALVLCHTRELAYQICHEFERFSTYLPDLKVAVFYGGVNIKIHKDLLKNECPHIVVGTPGRILALSRDKDLSLKNVRHFILDECDKMLESLDMRRDVQEIFKMTPHDKQVMMFSATLSKEIRPVCKKFMQDPMEIYVDDEAKLTLHGLVQHYIKLSEMEKNRKLNDLLDALDFNQVVIFVKSVSRAAELDKLLVECNFPSICIHSGMSQEERLTRYKGFKEGHKRILVATDLVGRGIDIERVNIVINYDMPDSADTYLHRVGRAGRFGTKGLAITFVSSAADSDVLNNVQERFEVDIKELPEQIDTSTYMPS